Proteins co-encoded in one Brassica rapa cultivar Chiifu-401-42 chromosome A02, CAAS_Brap_v3.01, whole genome shotgun sequence genomic window:
- the LOC103852060 gene encoding 50S ribosomal protein L9, whose protein sequence is MTAKTSPVVPVKKRDVESYRTAVAASPRIWLNLQMAHVAQSRNVIRHVVSRGTAFHKYENAIHHPLLFACQGVRYRKLEVILTTGIEKLGKGGETVKVAPGYFRNHLMPKLLAVPNIDKYAHLIREQRKMRNYEEKEEVKVVHKSSEVQTKEFEKAAKRLANANLVLRKLIDKEKFKNRSSKEDKPDVQTPVTKEEIVSEVARQLCVKIDPDNVVLTEPLATFGEYEVPLKFPKTIPLPPGTVQWILKVKVRGH, encoded by the exons ATGACTGCTAAAACCTCGCCTGTGGTTCCCGTGAAAAAAAGAGACGTCGAATCGTATCGTACCGCCGTCGCCGCTTCACCG AGAATCTGGTTGAATCTTCAAATGGCTCATGTGGCGCAAAGCCGAAACGTGATTCGGCACGTAGTATCGAGAGGAACAGCTTTCCACAAATACGAAAATGCGATCCATCATCCTCTCCTTTTCGCCTGTCAAGGAGTTCGTTACAGAAAACTCGAAGTCATTCTCACCACG GGCATAGAGAAGCTTGGGAAAGGTGGTGAGACGGTGAAGGTAGCTCCTGGTTACTTCAGGAATCACCTTATGCCCAAACTCCTTGCTGTCCCCAACATTGACAAGTATGCTCATCTCATCCGTGAGCAACGCAAG ATGCGTAACTATGAAGAAAAGGAAGAGGTTAAGGTGGTTCATAAGTCTTCAGAAGTGCAGACTAAAGAGTTTGAAAAGGCAGCTAAGCGCCTCGCCAATGCCAACTTG GTGTTGAGGAAGTTAATTGACAAGGAGAAGTTCAAAAACCGCTCCTCAAAGGAGGACAAACCAGATGTGCAAACACCTGTGACAAAAGAAGAGATAGTCTCTGAG GTGGCGAGGCAGCTGTGTGTGAAGATTGATCCGGACAATGTGGTTCTTACGGAGCCATTGGCAACTTTTGGGGAGTATGAGGTTCCTCTGAAGTTCCCCAAGACTATTCCTTTGCCACCAGGAACTGTTCAATGGATTCTCAAAGTCAAAGTCCGTGGCCATTAA
- the LOC103852061 gene encoding RNA-binding KH domain-containing protein RCF3 isoform X1 — MERSRSKRNYHYVQDYDQDSIPRSKPRFNNNYGGGGGNNRYRGGVGGGGNGRPSKSHPETMATTTYRVLCHDAKAGGVIGKSGSIIKSIRQHTGAWINVHELLPGDAERIIEISDNRRRDPDGRMPSFSPAQEALFSVHDRILESEPQFGAEDEEDYGGVRGGGGRVVTRLVVSKLHVGCLLGKGGKIIEQMRIETKTHIRILPRETNLPRCVSLSEEIVQIVGEAAAVRNALAIVSSRLRESQHRDRSHLQGRVHSSPERSFSPADDYIPQQIRQTSDRFHYRNNSFSSRQSNYAEEEEAPVGENVQPFYTEELVFRILCPVEKIVKVVGEAEGIVDLLQNEIGVDVRVSEPVAGSDEQIITISSEEAPDDQFFPAQEALLHIQTRIVDLIPDEDNIITTRLLVSSRDSVCLEGKAGSVSEISRVTGASVQILPREEMPRCVSTNDVVVQITGEIRAARDALVELTLRLRSHMYRELSQKETPPASTSTTGPLEGVAGVIEVASSNNTTQPREGLSIAPQYKESGGSVAKAGESEQREEVPNTANRMSVPLVTRSTLEVVLPDQVIPKLVTKSRNKLAQISEWSGASVTLVDDRPGETQNVIRISGTPEQAERAQSLLQGFILSIQDDES, encoded by the exons ATGGAGAGATCTAGATCGAAGAGGAACTATCACTACGTCCAAGACTACGACCAAGACTCCATCCCAAGGTCCAAACCTCGCTTCAACAATAACTATGGCGGCGGAGGAGGTAATAACAGATACCGCGGCGGCGTTGGCGGCGGAGGAAACGGCCGTCCCTCTAAGTCCCACCCCGAAACGATGGCGACAACGACCTACCGCGTCCTCTGCCACGACGCCAAGGCGGGAGGCGTCATCGGCAAATCAGGATCCATCATCAAGTCCATCCGCCAGCACACCGGAGCCTGGATCAACGTCCACGAGCTTCTCCCCGGAGACGCCGAGCGCATCATCGAGATTTCCGACAACCGCCGCCGCGATCCCGACGGGAGGATGCCGTCGTTCTCCCCCGCTCAGGAGGCTCTGTTCAGCGTCCACGACAGGATTCTCGAGAGCGAGCCTCAGTTTGGGGCGGAAGACGAGGAGGATTACGGCGGAGTGAGAGGCGGGGGAGGGAGGGTTGTGACGAGGCTTGTGGTTTCGAAGCTTCATGTGGGTTGCTTGTTGGGTAAAGGTGGGAAGATTATCGAGCAGATGAGGATTGAGACCAAGACTCATATTAGGATTTTGCCTAGAGAGACTAACTTGCCTCGTTGTGTTTCCTTGTCTGAAGAGATTGTTCAG ATTGTGGGTGAAGCAGCTGCAGTGAGAAACGCTTTGGCTATTGTATCCTCGCGTCTAAGAGAGAGTCAGCATCGTGATCGCAGTCATTTACAGGGGCGTGTGCATTCTTCACCGGAACGGTCTTTTTCACCTGCTGATGATTACATCCCACAGCAGATAAGACAGACGTCAGATAGGTTTCATTATAGGAATAACAGTTTCAGCTCTCGCCAGTCCAACtatgcagaagaagaagaagctccaGTTGGTGAGAATGTACAGCCTTTTTACACTGAAGAGCTTGTGTTCCGGATTCTATGTCCTGTTGAAAAGATTGTTAAGGTTGTTGGGGAAGCAGAAGGTATAGTAGATTTGCTTCAGAACGAGATTGGCGTTGACGTGAGGGTGTCTGAACCTGTTGCTGGTTCTGATGAACAGATAATTACCATTTCTTCAGAAGAG GCACCTGATGATCAGTTTTTCCCTGCTCAAGAAGCTTTGCTGCACATTCAGACTCGGATTGTAGACCTTATTCCTGATGAAGATAACATTATAACAACGAGATTGCTTGTCTCATCTAGAGACTCAGTATGTTTGGAAGGGAAAGCAGGATCAGTGTCTGAGATATCACGAGTAACTGGAGCTAGCGTACAGATCCTACCAAGGGAAGAGATGCCGCGATGTGTTTCCACCAATGATGTTGTTGTACAG ATAACAGGGGAGATCAGAGCAGCTAGGGATGCACTTGTTGAATTAACGTTACGACTCAGGAGTCATATGTACAGGGAGCTCTCTCAGAAGGAGACACCACCAGCTTCAACATCCACAACTGGCCCTCTTGAAGGTGTTGCAGGAGTAATAGAGGTCGCTTCATCAAATAACACAACTCAACCCCGTGAAGGACTCTCAATAGCGCCACAATATAAG GAAAGTGGTGGATCAGTTGCaaaggcgggtgaaagtgaacAGCGGGAGGAGGTTCCTAACACGGCAAACAG AATGTCGGTGCCACTTGTTACTAGGAGCACTCTTGAAGTTGTCTTACCGGACCAGGTTATTCCTAAGCTAGTTACGAAATCAAGAAACAAGCTTGCACAAATCAGTGAG TGGTCTGGAGCTAGTGTAACCTTAGTTGACGACCGACCGGGAGAAACACAGAATGTGATTAGAATTTCGGGTACGCCAGAGCAGGCAGAGAGAGCACAGAGCTTGCTTCAAGGCTTCATCTTGAGCA TACAAGACGATGAATCGTGA
- the LOC103852061 gene encoding RNA-binding KH domain-containing protein RCF3 isoform X2 translates to MERSRSKRNYHYVQDYDQDSIPRSKPRFNNNYGGGGGNNRYRGGVGGGGNGRPSKSHPETMATTTYRVLCHDAKAGGVIGKSGSIIKSIRQHTGAWINVHELLPGDAERIIEISDNRRRDPDGRMPSFSPAQEALFSVHDRILESEPQFGAEDEEDYGGVRGGGGRVVTRLVVSKLHVGCLLGKGGKIIEQMRIETKTHIRILPRETNLPRCVSLSEEIVQLQ, encoded by the exons ATGGAGAGATCTAGATCGAAGAGGAACTATCACTACGTCCAAGACTACGACCAAGACTCCATCCCAAGGTCCAAACCTCGCTTCAACAATAACTATGGCGGCGGAGGAGGTAATAACAGATACCGCGGCGGCGTTGGCGGCGGAGGAAACGGCCGTCCCTCTAAGTCCCACCCCGAAACGATGGCGACAACGACCTACCGCGTCCTCTGCCACGACGCCAAGGCGGGAGGCGTCATCGGCAAATCAGGATCCATCATCAAGTCCATCCGCCAGCACACCGGAGCCTGGATCAACGTCCACGAGCTTCTCCCCGGAGACGCCGAGCGCATCATCGAGATTTCCGACAACCGCCGCCGCGATCCCGACGGGAGGATGCCGTCGTTCTCCCCCGCTCAGGAGGCTCTGTTCAGCGTCCACGACAGGATTCTCGAGAGCGAGCCTCAGTTTGGGGCGGAAGACGAGGAGGATTACGGCGGAGTGAGAGGCGGGGGAGGGAGGGTTGTGACGAGGCTTGTGGTTTCGAAGCTTCATGTGGGTTGCTTGTTGGGTAAAGGTGGGAAGATTATCGAGCAGATGAGGATTGAGACCAAGACTCATATTAGGATTTTGCCTAGAGAGACTAACTTGCCTCGTTGTGTTTCCTTGTCTGAAGAGATTGTTCAG CTGCAGTGA
- the LOC103852062 gene encoding sulfate transporter 1.1 isoform X2: MAKTNPPDGGGSDANENTSVRHRVARPPKEGLLKEFKSVVQETFFHDAPLRDFKDQTASKKVLLGIQAVFPIIGWAREYNLRKLRGDVISGLTIASLCIPQDIGYAKLANLDPKYGLYSSFVPPLVYAGMGSSRDIAIGPVAVVSLLLGTLCQAVVDPNEHPEEYLRLAFTATFFAGVFEAALGFLRLGFLIDFLSHAAVVGFMGGAAITIALQQLKGFLGIKKFTKKTDIVSVMHSVFGAARHGWNWQTIVIGASFLTFLLVAKYIGKKNKKLFWVPAVAPLISVVVSTFFVFITRADKQGVQIVRHIDQGINPISVGKLYFSGKYFTEGIRIGGVAGMVALTEAVAIARTFAAMKDYQIDGNKEMIALGTMNVVGSLTSCYIATGSFSRSAVNYMAGCHTAVSNIVMAIVVALTLVFITPLFKYTPNAILAAIIISAVLGLIDFDAAVLIWKIDKLDFAACMGAFFGVVFVSVEIGLLISVVISFAKILLQVTRPRTAVLGKLPRTNVYRNTLQYPDAAKIPGILIIRVDSAIYFSNSNYVRERILRWLREEEEKAKAADMPAIKFLIIEMSPVTDIDTSGIHSIEELHKSLEKRQIQLILANPGPVVTEKLHASKFADEIGEENIFLSVGDAVAICSPKLAEQQA; this comes from the exons ATGGCCAAGACTAATCCGCCGGACGGAGGAGGGTCCGATGCAAATGAAAATACATCCGTTCGTCACAGAGTGGCACGTCCTCCGAAGGAGGGTTTGCTAAAGGAGTTCAAGTCGGTGGTTCAAGAAACGTTCTTCCACGATGCGCCTCTGAGGGATTTTAAGGACCAAACAGCATCTAAGAAGGTGTTGCTCGGGATCCAAGCTGTCTTCCCAATCATTGGATGGGCTAGAGAGTACAATCTTCGAAAACTTAGAGGAGATGTCATTTCTGGTCTCACCATTGCTAGTCTTTGTATCCCTCAG GATATTGGATATGCAAAGCTCGCGAATTTGGATCCAAAATATGGACTTT ATTCAAGCTTCGTGCCACCACTGGTGTATGCGGGCATGGGGAGTTCTAGAGATATTGCGATCGGACCAGTGGCGGTGGTGTCTCTTCTACTTGGCACTCTTTGCCAGGCCGTGGTCGACCCGAATGAGCATCCCGAGGAATATCTCCGCCTTGCCTTCACCGCCACTTTCTTTGCTGGCGTTTTCGAAGCTGCCCTTGGTTTTCTCCGGTTGGGATTCCTGATAGACTTTCTGTCACATGCGGCTGTGGTTGGGTTCATGGGAGGAGCAGCCATTACAATTGCTCTCCAACAACTTAAGGGCTTTCTTGGCATCAAGAAGTTCACCAAGAAAACTGATATTGTTTCCGTCATGCACTCGGTATTCGGGGCTGCTCGTCACGGG TGGAATTGGCAGACTATTGTCATTGGTGCCAGTTTCTTGACATTCCTTCTTGTCGCAAAATACATT gggaagaagaacaaaaaactcttttgggttccGGCAGTTGCTCCTCTTATTTCCGTCGTTGTCTCCACTTTCTTTGTCTTTATAACTCGTGCGGACAAACAAGGAGTCCAAATT GTGAGGCATATAGATCAAGGAATCAATCCGATTTCAGTTGGTAAGCTTTACTTTTCCGGAAAATATTTTACCGAAGGAATTCGAATTGGGGGCGTTGCTGGTATGGTAGCCCTAACG gaagCTGTAGCCATTGCAAGAACGTTTGCCGCAATGAAAGACTATCAAATCGATGGAAACAAAGAGATGATCGCATTGGGTACTATGAACGTTGTTGGTTCACTCACTTCTTGTTACATTGCCACAG GTTCATTCTCGCGATCTGCCGTAAACTACATGGCGGGATGCCACACAGCTGTTTCAAACATTGTGATGGCCATAGTGGTAGCTCTAACATTAGTGTTCATCACACCGCTCTTCAAGTACACGCCAAACGCCATCCTCGCAGCAATCATTATATCAGCCGTCCTTGGTCTTATTGATTTTGACGCAGCAGTCCTCATATGGAAGATCGATAAACTCGACTTCGCGGCTTGCATGGGAGCTTTCTTCGGAGTTGTTTTCGTTTCAGTCGAAATCGGTCTCTTGATTTCC GTGGTGATATCGTTTGCGAAGATTCTGCTGCAAGTGACGAGACCAAGAACAGCGGTTCTAGGGAAGCTTCCAAGGACGAATGTGTATCGGAACACTCTACAGTATCCAGATGCTGCCAAAATTCCCGGAATCTTGATCATTCGCGTTGATTCTGCCATCTACTTTTCCAACTCCAACTATGTCCGAGAAAG GATTCTAAGATGGTtgcgagaagaagaagaaaaagctaAAGCAGCAGACATGCCGGCAATCAAGTTTCTAATTATTGAGATGTCAC CGGTTACAGATATTGATACCAGTGGTATCCACTCCATTGAAGAGCTTCACAAGAGTCTTGAAAAGAGACAAATCCAG TTGATTCTTGCAAATCCCGGACCAGTGGTGACTGAGAAGCTTCATGCTTCTAAGTTTGCTGATGAGATTGGGGAGGAGAACATCTTCCTTAGCGTTGGCGACGCGGTCGCAATTTGTTCTCCTAAATTGGCTGAGCAACAAGCATAA
- the LOC103852062 gene encoding sulfate transporter 1.1 isoform X1 encodes MFINGKKCRQLIKFKFSTMAKTNPPDGGGSDANENTSVRHRVARPPKEGLLKEFKSVVQETFFHDAPLRDFKDQTASKKVLLGIQAVFPIIGWAREYNLRKLRGDVISGLTIASLCIPQDIGYAKLANLDPKYGLYSSFVPPLVYAGMGSSRDIAIGPVAVVSLLLGTLCQAVVDPNEHPEEYLRLAFTATFFAGVFEAALGFLRLGFLIDFLSHAAVVGFMGGAAITIALQQLKGFLGIKKFTKKTDIVSVMHSVFGAARHGWNWQTIVIGASFLTFLLVAKYIGKKNKKLFWVPAVAPLISVVVSTFFVFITRADKQGVQIVRHIDQGINPISVGKLYFSGKYFTEGIRIGGVAGMVALTEAVAIARTFAAMKDYQIDGNKEMIALGTMNVVGSLTSCYIATGSFSRSAVNYMAGCHTAVSNIVMAIVVALTLVFITPLFKYTPNAILAAIIISAVLGLIDFDAAVLIWKIDKLDFAACMGAFFGVVFVSVEIGLLISVVISFAKILLQVTRPRTAVLGKLPRTNVYRNTLQYPDAAKIPGILIIRVDSAIYFSNSNYVRERILRWLREEEEKAKAADMPAIKFLIIEMSPVTDIDTSGIHSIEELHKSLEKRQIQLILANPGPVVTEKLHASKFADEIGEENIFLSVGDAVAICSPKLAEQQA; translated from the exons atgtTTATTAATGGTAAAAAATGCAGGCAGCtaattaaattcaaattttcAACAATGGCCAAGACTAATCCGCCGGACGGAGGAGGGTCCGATGCAAATGAAAATACATCCGTTCGTCACAGAGTGGCACGTCCTCCGAAGGAGGGTTTGCTAAAGGAGTTCAAGTCGGTGGTTCAAGAAACGTTCTTCCACGATGCGCCTCTGAGGGATTTTAAGGACCAAACAGCATCTAAGAAGGTGTTGCTCGGGATCCAAGCTGTCTTCCCAATCATTGGATGGGCTAGAGAGTACAATCTTCGAAAACTTAGAGGAGATGTCATTTCTGGTCTCACCATTGCTAGTCTTTGTATCCCTCAG GATATTGGATATGCAAAGCTCGCGAATTTGGATCCAAAATATGGACTTT ATTCAAGCTTCGTGCCACCACTGGTGTATGCGGGCATGGGGAGTTCTAGAGATATTGCGATCGGACCAGTGGCGGTGGTGTCTCTTCTACTTGGCACTCTTTGCCAGGCCGTGGTCGACCCGAATGAGCATCCCGAGGAATATCTCCGCCTTGCCTTCACCGCCACTTTCTTTGCTGGCGTTTTCGAAGCTGCCCTTGGTTTTCTCCGGTTGGGATTCCTGATAGACTTTCTGTCACATGCGGCTGTGGTTGGGTTCATGGGAGGAGCAGCCATTACAATTGCTCTCCAACAACTTAAGGGCTTTCTTGGCATCAAGAAGTTCACCAAGAAAACTGATATTGTTTCCGTCATGCACTCGGTATTCGGGGCTGCTCGTCACGGG TGGAATTGGCAGACTATTGTCATTGGTGCCAGTTTCTTGACATTCCTTCTTGTCGCAAAATACATT gggaagaagaacaaaaaactcttttgggttccGGCAGTTGCTCCTCTTATTTCCGTCGTTGTCTCCACTTTCTTTGTCTTTATAACTCGTGCGGACAAACAAGGAGTCCAAATT GTGAGGCATATAGATCAAGGAATCAATCCGATTTCAGTTGGTAAGCTTTACTTTTCCGGAAAATATTTTACCGAAGGAATTCGAATTGGGGGCGTTGCTGGTATGGTAGCCCTAACG gaagCTGTAGCCATTGCAAGAACGTTTGCCGCAATGAAAGACTATCAAATCGATGGAAACAAAGAGATGATCGCATTGGGTACTATGAACGTTGTTGGTTCACTCACTTCTTGTTACATTGCCACAG GTTCATTCTCGCGATCTGCCGTAAACTACATGGCGGGATGCCACACAGCTGTTTCAAACATTGTGATGGCCATAGTGGTAGCTCTAACATTAGTGTTCATCACACCGCTCTTCAAGTACACGCCAAACGCCATCCTCGCAGCAATCATTATATCAGCCGTCCTTGGTCTTATTGATTTTGACGCAGCAGTCCTCATATGGAAGATCGATAAACTCGACTTCGCGGCTTGCATGGGAGCTTTCTTCGGAGTTGTTTTCGTTTCAGTCGAAATCGGTCTCTTGATTTCC GTGGTGATATCGTTTGCGAAGATTCTGCTGCAAGTGACGAGACCAAGAACAGCGGTTCTAGGGAAGCTTCCAAGGACGAATGTGTATCGGAACACTCTACAGTATCCAGATGCTGCCAAAATTCCCGGAATCTTGATCATTCGCGTTGATTCTGCCATCTACTTTTCCAACTCCAACTATGTCCGAGAAAG GATTCTAAGATGGTtgcgagaagaagaagaaaaagctaAAGCAGCAGACATGCCGGCAATCAAGTTTCTAATTATTGAGATGTCAC CGGTTACAGATATTGATACCAGTGGTATCCACTCCATTGAAGAGCTTCACAAGAGTCTTGAAAAGAGACAAATCCAG TTGATTCTTGCAAATCCCGGACCAGTGGTGACTGAGAAGCTTCATGCTTCTAAGTTTGCTGATGAGATTGGGGAGGAGAACATCTTCCTTAGCGTTGGCGACGCGGTCGCAATTTGTTCTCCTAAATTGGCTGAGCAACAAGCATAA